TGCATCGTAAGACCTTGTGCTACTCGAAGTCAGTGGAGATGCTCAGTCATTCGATTCGCTTGTTACTGCACTACCTCAAATTTCGAGATGTGCCCATTCCAGTCTAATTCATCTTCTCATTCAGCAATGCCACAAATCCAATAGCTCAGCAGTTGATTCCCACGTAAGCTGAGGTGGATAGAATCCCGGTAGAGTTCTTGTGGGCTAGTCGATTCGCCTTGAAAAATAGTGAGAAAATCAAGGTACTGAATTTGCTCTAATTGCGTCATTTCTGTTAATCGTTGGCGTGCGGTGATTTCGTAATCGCGTGATCCAGGTGGCGTTAGCTCTCGTAATAGTGGGGTCATGACTAAAACAAATTTCGCTTTGTTTTGCATCGCAAGATCTCGAATTTGTCGAATCGCGTCTAGATTAATGCCGACTCGATCGCCCGGTTCCGCCTGAATTTTTTTCAATTCATCCGGTAATTTCGGTGCGGGTAGAAGATAGCGATCGATCACCTCAACGATCGCGCTCATTGGTTTTCGATCCGGGTAATTGCGATCGCGCCCGACTCCGAGCGCTGTCGGCGGTGTTCCAAATAAGTCATCGGTATTAATGACTAACACAATTACATCAGCATTAAACGTTCCAAAGCGTTTGAGATAGGCGAGTTCATTCCGAGGCGACCAAGAATTCGCTGAGGCGTTGAGGACTTCGATCGGGTGATCTGACGATCGCATCATCAACTCTGAAATCAGGTCGTTTTGATCTGTCCACCATCCCCCG
This genomic window from Cyanobacteria bacterium FACHB-DQ100 contains:
- a CDS encoding SGNH/GDSL hydrolase family protein, encoding MNWIVLAIALITIALILLELALRTLFGFGEPPLYIPDAEIGYLLAPNQSVRRFGNRIEINSYSMRSHPFAPKPSTGTKRILMLGDSIINGGWWTDQNDLISELMMRSSDHPIEVLNASANSWSPRNELAYLKRFGTFNADVIVLVINTDDLFGTPPTALGVGRDRNYPDRKPMSAIVEVIDRYLLPAPKLPDELKKIQAEPGDRVGINLDAIRQIRDLAMQNKAKFVLVMTPLLRELTPPGSRDYEITARQRLTEMTQLEQIQYLDFLTIFQGESTSPQELYRDSIHLSLRGNQLLSYWICGIAE
- a CDS encoding IS1 family transposase encodes the protein HRKTLCYSKSVEMLSHSIRLLLHYLKFRDVPIPV